One segment of Halococcus salsus DNA contains the following:
- a CDS encoding METTL5 family protein, with protein MSSVSALAQQLAVVAGFENPRVSLEQYRTPPELAARLVHDADLQGDIEDRLVVDLGTGTGMLALAAALRGPTGVVGLDVDIDPLRTAVENRRRVGTAADVSWVRADATDAPLDPSDRTTVVMNPPFGAQNDNAHADREFLAAAARLGDVSYSVHNAGSQTFVESFAADNDGTVTRKFRTELDLPNRFAFHDEETRTIDAELFRIEWD; from the coding sequence ATGAGCTCCGTGAGTGCGCTGGCCCAGCAGCTCGCCGTGGTCGCCGGCTTCGAGAACCCGCGGGTCTCGCTCGAACAGTACCGGACCCCGCCGGAGCTGGCCGCCCGCCTCGTCCACGACGCCGACCTCCAGGGCGACATCGAGGACCGGCTGGTGGTCGACCTCGGGACGGGGACCGGGATGCTCGCGCTCGCGGCCGCGCTCCGCGGCCCGACCGGTGTCGTTGGCCTCGACGTCGACATCGACCCGCTCCGGACCGCGGTCGAGAACCGCCGTCGGGTCGGCACCGCGGCGGACGTCTCGTGGGTTCGGGCCGACGCCACCGACGCGCCGCTCGACCCATCCGACCGTACGACCGTCGTGATGAACCCCCCGTTCGGTGCCCAGAACGACAACGCCCACGCCGACCGCGAGTTCCTCGCGGCCGCCGCCCGCCTCGGCGACGTCTCCTACTCGGTCCACAACGCCGGGAGCCAGACGTTCGTGGAGTCGTTCGCCGCCGACAACGACGGCACAGTTACGAGGAAGTTCCGTACCGAACTCGACCTCCCGAACCGGTTCGCGTTCCACGACGAGGAGACGCGCACCATCGACGCCGAGCTGTTCCGTATCGAGTGGGACTGA
- a CDS encoding alpha/beta hydrolase, producing the protein MSSELDPQVRALLDTLDEQRAPPTYGVSVETARDQLEELFSAADPEPVGEVRNFDIQGPAGPLPVRLYAPEAADGPLPVFVTFHGGGWVIGSLDTHDAVCRGIANEADCLVLSVDYRLAPEHPFPAAVEDCYAATEWAAEFAPEIGGDPDRIAVGGDSAGGNLTAAVSLMARDQGGPDLCHQSLIYPAVASPPLHEFDSYAENGEGYFLERDDMAWFYERYIPRATDARNEYAAPLLARDLADLPPATLITGGFDPLRDEGYAYADRLRDAGVAVEHEHFEGMIHGFISMTDVIDRSRDAIEVVAEGLRNSFET; encoded by the coding sequence ATGTCCTCGGAACTCGATCCCCAAGTCCGTGCGCTGCTCGATACCTTGGACGAACAGCGCGCGCCACCGACCTACGGTGTCTCGGTCGAGACCGCACGCGACCAGCTCGAAGAGCTGTTCTCCGCGGCCGACCCCGAGCCCGTCGGGGAGGTTCGAAACTTCGATATCCAGGGGCCAGCGGGTCCGCTCCCGGTGCGGCTCTACGCCCCCGAGGCCGCCGACGGCCCGCTCCCGGTGTTCGTGACCTTCCACGGCGGTGGCTGGGTCATCGGGAGCCTCGACACCCACGACGCGGTGTGTCGCGGGATCGCCAACGAGGCCGACTGCCTCGTGCTCTCGGTGGACTACCGGCTCGCGCCCGAACACCCCTTCCCGGCGGCGGTCGAGGACTGCTACGCCGCGACCGAGTGGGCCGCCGAGTTCGCGCCCGAGATCGGCGGCGACCCCGATCGGATCGCGGTGGGCGGCGACAGCGCCGGCGGCAACCTCACCGCCGCCGTCAGCCTCATGGCGCGCGACCAGGGTGGCCCCGACCTGTGTCACCAGTCGCTGATCTACCCGGCGGTCGCCTCGCCCCCGCTCCACGAGTTCGACTCCTACGCGGAGAACGGCGAGGGTTACTTCCTCGAACGCGACGACATGGCGTGGTTCTACGAGCGGTACATCCCGCGCGCGACCGATGCCCGCAACGAGTACGCCGCGCCACTGCTCGCCCGCGACCTCGCGGACCTTCCCCCGGCGACGCTCATCACCGGTGGGTTCGACCCGCTCCGCGACGAGGGCTATGCCTACGCCGACCGCCTCCGCGACGCGGGCGTGGCGGTCGAACACGAGCACTTCGAGGGGATGATCCACGGCTTCATCAGCATGACCGACGTCATCGACCGGAGCCGTGACGCGATCGAGGTGGTGGCGGAGGGGCTTCGGAACTCCTTCGAGACGTAG
- the ggt gene encoding gamma-glutamyltransferase: MSQHDDDGTSTVTDSPASELADREPKTRSGSDRRTFLKGSAVALGAGALSMSAGRASAWDDERERIERVDTATSSDGIVAASDPRAVTAGTDVLDAGGNAVDAAVAVQFALNAVQPHTSGLGGGGFMVVYDAEEDELYSIDNRERAPFGATPDMFLDDGEPIPFETRITLGQAVGVPGTFKACDVALKRFGTREVEELIQPAIDLANGARVDDYLARTIAEEYGKFNDAARAVFAPGGEPLDVGDDLVQPDLASTFETIADEGVGAIYKGEIGEALAETVQENGGSMTTADLGAYNVTIDTPEYVEYGDVTVRTQPLPSSGGLTIAQILSLLEPLDLGQYDRQSIEVYQRLAEVFKLAYADRGEYMGDKQFVDAPWQGLLDPEYLDERRGMINYEQATPGTQEPGDPWSYQPGSPYAIDPLTLDDVGAIQDAPRPSIANPLGSTTHFTTADADGNLVSWTSTIEQLFGSGLMVPDYGFMLNNELTDFDAQPGGPNEVQPLKRPLSSTSPTIVFRDGEPFLTVGSPGGTTIITTVAEVILNLVAFDMDLAEAVAEPRFYGNSGPTVYPEASVPEEVQDGLRERGYDVSPFTTLGNVMAIQIDQQTGEYTGAADFRNGGVAYGP, encoded by the coding sequence ATGTCACAGCACGACGATGACGGGACATCGACGGTAACGGATTCACCAGCGAGCGAACTCGCGGATCGGGAGCCGAAAACCCGATCGGGAAGCGACCGACGAACGTTTCTGAAGGGATCGGCCGTCGCACTCGGGGCGGGGGCACTCTCGATGAGCGCCGGCCGCGCGTCCGCCTGGGACGACGAACGCGAGCGGATCGAGCGGGTCGACACGGCCACCAGTAGCGACGGGATAGTGGCGGCGAGCGATCCGCGGGCGGTCACGGCCGGCACCGACGTGCTCGACGCGGGCGGCAACGCGGTCGATGCGGCGGTCGCGGTCCAGTTCGCGCTCAACGCCGTCCAGCCCCACACATCGGGCCTCGGCGGCGGCGGGTTCATGGTGGTCTACGACGCCGAGGAGGACGAACTCTACTCGATCGACAACCGCGAGCGCGCACCCTTCGGTGCGACGCCCGACATGTTCCTCGACGACGGCGAGCCGATCCCGTTCGAGACGCGCATCACCCTCGGCCAGGCGGTTGGAGTCCCCGGAACGTTCAAGGCGTGCGACGTCGCGCTGAAACGCTTCGGCACCCGCGAGGTCGAAGAGCTGATCCAGCCTGCCATCGACCTCGCCAACGGAGCCCGGGTCGACGACTACCTCGCTCGCACGATCGCCGAAGAGTATGGTAAATTCAACGACGCCGCCCGCGCGGTGTTCGCCCCCGGCGGCGAGCCGCTCGACGTCGGCGACGACCTCGTCCAGCCCGACCTCGCGTCGACGTTCGAGACGATCGCCGACGAGGGCGTCGGCGCTATCTACAAAGGGGAGATCGGCGAAGCGCTCGCCGAGACCGTCCAGGAGAACGGCGGGAGCATGACCACCGCCGACCTCGGGGCGTACAACGTCACGATCGACACCCCGGAGTACGTCGAGTACGGCGACGTCACGGTCCGAACCCAGCCGCTGCCGAGCTCCGGCGGGCTGACGATCGCTCAGATCCTCTCGCTGCTCGAACCGCTCGACCTCGGCCAGTACGACCGGCAGTCGATCGAGGTCTACCAGCGGCTCGCCGAGGTCTTCAAACTCGCCTACGCCGACCGCGGCGAGTACATGGGTGACAAGCAGTTCGTGGACGCGCCGTGGCAGGGGCTGCTGGACCCGGAGTATCTCGACGAACGCCGCGGGATGATAAACTACGAGCAGGCGACCCCCGGGACGCAGGAGCCCGGCGACCCGTGGAGCTACCAGCCCGGGTCACCCTACGCCATCGACCCGCTCACCCTCGACGACGTGGGGGCGATTCAGGATGCGCCGCGCCCGTCGATAGCGAACCCGCTCGGGAGTACGACCCACTTCACCACCGCCGACGCGGATGGCAACCTCGTCTCGTGGACGAGCACTATCGAGCAGCTGTTCGGGAGCGGGCTGATGGTGCCCGACTACGGGTTCATGCTCAACAACGAACTCACCGACTTCGACGCCCAGCCTGGCGGGCCGAACGAGGTCCAGCCGTTGAAACGCCCGCTCAGTTCCACGAGCCCCACCATCGTCTTCCGGGACGGCGAGCCGTTTTTGACTGTGGGCTCGCCCGGCGGCACGACCATCATCACGACGGTCGCGGAGGTGATACTCAATCTCGTGGCGTTCGACATGGACCTCGCGGAGGCGGTCGCCGAGCCGCGCTTCTACGGCAACTCCGGGCCGACGGTCTATCCCGAAGCCTCCGTTCCCGAAGAAGTCCAGGACGGGCTTCGCGAGCGGGGCTACGATGTCTCGCCCTTTACGACGCTGGGTAACGTGATGGCGATCCAGATCGATCAGCAGACAGGTGAGTACACCGGGGCGGCGGACTTCCGGAACGGCGGGGTGGCATACGGGCCCTGA
- a CDS encoding NADH:flavin oxidoreductase/NADH oxidase, with translation MTEDLFTPLSLRETEARNRVMVSPMCQYSCEDRDGMASNWHLVHLGSRAVGGAGIVMTEATAVEPRGRISPEDLGIWSDEHGEALAPTAEFIADQGSVPAIQLAHAGRKAATSRPWEGHDPLQPDEGGWEVLAPSDDAWDYGDQESPPLKKADQDDIEGVIDSFRESAERALDAGFEVAEVHAAHGYLLHEFLSPVTNHREDDYGGSFENRARLVREVTEAVREVWPDDKPVFVRISATDWIEGQESWDPDQSARLADVLYEAGADLLDVSAGGADPAQEVPHSGPNYQVPYAEHISEQKESDIAIGAVGGIETAEQADAIVRNDRADLAILAREHLRDPYFSLHAADTLDQSEEAPVPDQYRRGF, from the coding sequence ATGACGGAGGACCTGTTTACGCCGCTTTCGTTGCGCGAGACCGAAGCCCGGAATCGGGTGATGGTCTCGCCGATGTGTCAGTACTCGTGTGAAGACCGTGACGGGATGGCCTCGAACTGGCATCTCGTTCATCTGGGAAGTCGCGCGGTCGGCGGGGCCGGCATCGTGATGACCGAAGCCACCGCCGTCGAACCTCGTGGGCGGATATCGCCCGAGGACCTCGGCATCTGGAGCGACGAGCACGGCGAAGCGCTCGCGCCGACCGCCGAGTTCATCGCCGACCAGGGGTCGGTCCCGGCGATCCAGCTGGCTCACGCCGGTCGGAAGGCCGCGACGAGCCGGCCGTGGGAGGGGCACGACCCGCTCCAGCCCGACGAGGGTGGCTGGGAGGTGCTCGCACCGAGCGACGACGCGTGGGACTACGGCGACCAGGAGTCCCCGCCGCTGAAGAAGGCCGACCAGGACGACATCGAGGGCGTGATCGACTCCTTCCGCGAGAGCGCCGAACGCGCGCTCGACGCCGGCTTCGAGGTCGCGGAGGTCCACGCGGCCCACGGCTACCTCCTCCACGAGTTCCTCTCGCCGGTCACGAACCACCGCGAGGACGACTACGGGGGCAGCTTCGAGAACCGCGCGCGCTTGGTTCGGGAAGTCACCGAGGCGGTGCGCGAGGTCTGGCCCGACGACAAACCCGTCTTCGTTCGTATCTCGGCGACCGACTGGATCGAGGGGCAGGAATCGTGGGACCCCGACCAGTCCGCACGGCTCGCGGACGTGCTCTACGAGGCCGGCGCGGACCTGCTCGACGTGAGTGCCGGCGGGGCCGACCCCGCTCAGGAAGTCCCCCACTCCGGGCCGAACTACCAGGTGCCCTACGCCGAGCACATCAGCGAACAGAAGGAGAGCGACATCGCGATCGGCGCGGTCGGCGGGATCGAGACCGCCGAACAGGCCGATGCGATCGTTCGCAACGACCGCGCGGACCTCGCGATCCTCGCGCGCGAACACCTTCGTGACCCCTACTTCTCGCTCCACGCCGCCGACACGCTCGACCAGTCCGAGGAGGCCCCGGTGCCGGACCAGTACCGCCGCGGGTTCTGA
- a CDS encoding aldo/keto reductase: MATNNQSDTFDIGGEDTVHRLGFGAMRLTGEDIIGPPEDEAAAKDVLHRATDLGVDFIDTADSYGPAVSERLIGEALAPYDDAFVATKGGLWRDDRDGSWPKCGQPGYLRNAILGSLDRLQVDQIDLYQYHRPDPDVDYADAVGTFADFKDEGKVKHVGVSNASVEQIEEARDVVEIATVQNQYNIGDREDEEVLEYCEENDIGFIPWAPLGSGELDGLNEVADNHDATEYQVGLAWLLQHSPVMLPIPGTSSVDHLEENVAASEIDLTDEEIETIEN; the protein is encoded by the coding sequence GTGGCAACGAACAACCAGAGCGACACGTTCGACATCGGCGGCGAGGACACGGTTCACCGACTCGGCTTCGGCGCGATGCGACTCACAGGAGAAGACATCATCGGGCCGCCGGAGGACGAGGCGGCGGCGAAGGACGTCCTCCACCGCGCGACCGACCTCGGCGTCGACTTCATCGACACCGCCGACTCCTACGGGCCGGCGGTCTCCGAGCGCCTGATCGGCGAGGCGCTCGCGCCCTACGACGACGCCTTCGTGGCGACCAAAGGTGGCCTCTGGCGCGACGACCGCGACGGTTCGTGGCCCAAGTGTGGCCAGCCGGGCTACCTCCGGAACGCGATCCTCGGGAGTCTCGACCGACTCCAGGTCGACCAGATCGACCTCTATCAGTACCACCGGCCCGACCCCGACGTCGACTACGCCGACGCCGTCGGGACGTTCGCGGACTTCAAGGACGAGGGCAAGGTCAAACACGTCGGCGTCTCGAACGCCTCCGTCGAGCAGATCGAGGAGGCCCGCGACGTGGTCGAGATCGCAACCGTCCAGAACCAGTACAACATCGGCGACCGTGAGGACGAGGAGGTCCTCGAATACTGTGAGGAGAACGACATCGGCTTCATCCCGTGGGCCCCGCTCGGCTCAGGCGAGCTCGACGGGCTCAACGAAGTGGCCGACAACCACGACGCGACGGAGTACCAAGTGGGGCTGGCGTGGTTGCTCCAGCATTCTCCTGTTATGCTCCCGATCCCGGGAACGAGCAGCGTCGACCACCTCGAAGAGAACGTCGCCGCCTCGGAAATCGACCTCACCGACGAGGAGATCGAGACGATCGAGAACTGA
- a CDS encoding GNAT family N-acetyltransferase, with the protein MPGARVASGEQVTLRTVEQEDVPFLQRAAANPELRYPLGNSPKNREQFEIPKEDDGTDRFLVCLDGDDAGPGSPDEDDVRRIGGMTVRDADWRRPELGYWLIPEVHGEGYATEMVSLVVDYVFRTYDHPAVGAGVYAFNDASRGLLESLGFEEEGRIRRDRFVDGEYMDNIRYGLLREDWCDRIE; encoded by the coding sequence ATGCCCGGCGCACGCGTCGCGAGCGGCGAGCAAGTCACCCTTCGTACCGTCGAGCAGGAGGACGTGCCGTTCCTCCAGCGTGCGGCGGCGAACCCCGAACTCCGCTACCCGCTCGGCAACTCGCCGAAAAATCGCGAGCAGTTCGAGATCCCCAAGGAGGACGACGGTACGGACCGATTCCTCGTCTGTCTCGACGGCGACGACGCGGGACCGGGATCACCGGACGAGGACGACGTCCGACGGATCGGCGGGATGACAGTCAGGGACGCCGACTGGCGACGTCCCGAACTCGGTTACTGGCTGATCCCCGAGGTCCACGGCGAGGGCTACGCGACGGAGATGGTCTCACTGGTGGTCGACTACGTGTTCCGGACCTACGACCATCCCGCGGTCGGAGCGGGTGTCTACGCGTTCAACGACGCTTCTCGGGGGCTTCTGGAATCCCTCGGTTTCGAAGAGGAGGGACGAATCAGACGGGATCGGTTCGTCGACGGCGAGTACATGGACAATATTCGGTATGGGTTGCTTCGGGAGGATTGGTGCGACCGAATTGAGTGA
- a CDS encoding zinc ribbon domain-containing protein, with protein sequence MDGGWGSFRTVDGTASVGDEALRIERSPGRFVRGQRTRWHTGDRRQRVVALGKLLGFVLTPLFAVYQVSMALGTAAGTVAALSFGFVVLGFVQFLRERTRNTRIELSTIERVTLDEDGRELRLTHGASGRLARFDAWIRRWLSARGFSAADDTETETTLTLLTNDDVRAARAALRARGISVVDDASTDEGEVETEYHYEIRNGVVFCDLCGAQVSPNDRTCPSCERRLKVDGSAEDEVRESRERTVEY encoded by the coding sequence ATGGACGGCGGCTGGGGGTCGTTTCGAACCGTCGACGGGACGGCGTCGGTCGGCGACGAGGCGCTCCGGATCGAACGCTCTCCGGGGCGATTCGTTCGTGGGCAGCGAACGCGATGGCACACCGGCGACCGTCGACAGCGGGTCGTCGCGCTCGGCAAATTGCTCGGGTTCGTGCTGACCCCGCTGTTCGCGGTCTATCAGGTCTCGATGGCGCTCGGGACCGCGGCTGGGACGGTCGCAGCCCTCTCGTTCGGTTTCGTCGTACTCGGGTTCGTTCAGTTCCTCCGGGAACGGACCCGGAACACGCGGATCGAACTCTCGACCATCGAGCGTGTCACGCTCGACGAGGACGGTCGGGAACTACGGCTCACGCACGGCGCGTCGGGTCGTCTGGCTCGATTCGACGCCTGGATCCGACGGTGGCTCTCCGCTCGGGGATTCTCGGCGGCGGACGACACGGAAACCGAAACCACGCTCACGCTCCTCACTAACGACGACGTTCGGGCGGCGCGGGCGGCCCTCCGAGCGCGGGGAATTTCCGTTGTCGACGACGCTTCCACGGACGAAGGCGAAGTCGAGACGGAGTATCACTACGAGATACGGAACGGGGTGGTGTTCTGCGACCTCTGTGGAGCGCAGGTCTCGCCGAACGACCGGACCTGCCCGTCGTGTGAACGACGGCTGAAGGTCGACGGATCGGCTGAAGACGAGGTACGGGAATCCCGGGAGCGAACGGTCGAATACTGA
- the dph2 gene encoding diphthamide biosynthesis enzyme Dph2 codes for MSHTEPSEGDLTRTGMSLKHDREWDYELERIVEAVEERDAKKVGLQFPEGLKRRGPAVTDDLRDLLPDDVRVMLSGQPCYGACDLDTFLMRRTDVFVHFGHSPMKESDKIIYVPLFSNVDVEPIMTDALDELPEEDVGLVTTAQHMNKFEEMREWLEARDFTVHTRRGDERLTHEGQVLGCNYASADIDADQILYVGGGKFHPLGLAMEHPEKKVVIADPVNNAVSVADTEKFLKQRYGAVHRAMDATKWGVIFCTKIGQGRWDQAEQIVEENENAYLITMDEVTPDRLRNFDMDAFVNTGCPRITTDDGPRFHKPMLTPGEYEIAVGNEPLEDLEFDTFHGTW; via the coding sequence ATGAGCCACACCGAGCCATCGGAGGGCGACCTCACCCGAACCGGGATGTCGCTCAAACACGACCGCGAGTGGGACTACGAACTCGAACGGATCGTCGAGGCCGTCGAGGAGCGCGACGCGAAGAAGGTCGGTCTCCAGTTCCCCGAGGGGCTGAAACGCCGCGGCCCCGCCGTGACCGACGACCTTCGGGACCTCCTCCCGGACGACGTGCGCGTGATGCTCTCGGGCCAGCCGTGCTACGGGGCCTGCGACCTCGACACCTTCCTGATGCGCCGCACAGATGTCTTCGTCCACTTCGGCCACTCCCCGATGAAGGAGTCGGACAAGATCATCTACGTCCCGCTCTTTTCAAATGTGGACGTCGAACCGATCATGACCGACGCGCTCGACGAACTCCCCGAGGAGGACGTCGGGCTCGTCACCACCGCTCAGCACATGAACAAGTTCGAGGAGATGCGCGAGTGGCTCGAAGCCCGCGACTTCACCGTGCACACCCGCCGTGGCGACGAGCGCCTCACTCACGAAGGCCAGGTCCTCGGCTGCAACTACGCCTCGGCCGACATCGATGCCGACCAGATCCTCTACGTCGGCGGCGGCAAGTTCCACCCCCTCGGGCTGGCGATGGAACACCCGGAGAAGAAGGTCGTCATCGCCGATCCGGTGAACAACGCCGTCTCGGTCGCCGATACGGAGAAGTTCCTGAAACAGCGCTATGGTGCTGTGCACCGCGCGATGGACGCCACGAAGTGGGGCGTCATCTTCTGTACCAAGATCGGCCAGGGTCGCTGGGACCAGGCCGAGCAGATCGTCGAGGAGAACGAGAACGCCTACCTCATCACGATGGACGAGGTCACGCCCGACAGACTCCGAAACTTCGACATGGATGCGTTCGTCAACACCGGCTGTCCGCGGATCACGACCGACGATGGCCCGCGCTTCCACAAGCCGATGTTGACTCCTGGGGAGTACGAGATCGCCGTCGGCAACGAACCGCTCGAAGACCTCGAGTTCGACACGTTCCACGGCACCTGGTAA
- a CDS encoding alpha/beta hydrolase, producing MADLSLEHVYAEPDSPTDGPAPAVFVLHGRGADEEDLLPVAQHLPDELAVVSLRAPDRLMGGYTWYELEMPDGDLHRSQPNQEEFHRSLDSVSESIDAAIETYDLDPDRIGLLGFSQGSITSLALLCEHPERFAWVVALHGYLADSHADMEPAGIEGKPVFVGSGTMDQVIPTERAEAAADRLRELGADVESNQYGSAHGIGRDELADIVAWVESRMR from the coding sequence ATGGCCGACCTCTCGCTCGAACACGTCTACGCCGAGCCCGACAGTCCTACCGACGGCCCCGCACCCGCGGTGTTCGTCCTCCACGGCCGTGGGGCCGACGAGGAGGACCTCTTACCCGTGGCCCAGCACCTCCCCGACGAACTCGCCGTCGTCAGCCTCCGTGCGCCCGATCGGTTGATGGGGGGCTACACCTGGTACGAACTCGAGATGCCCGACGGCGACCTCCATCGAAGCCAACCGAACCAGGAGGAGTTCCACCGAAGCCTCGACTCGGTCTCCGAGAGCATCGATGCCGCCATCGAGACCTACGACCTCGATCCGGACCGAATCGGATTGCTCGGTTTCAGTCAGGGGTCGATCACGAGCCTCGCGCTCCTCTGTGAACACCCCGAGCGGTTCGCGTGGGTGGTGGCGCTCCACGGCTACCTCGCGGACTCACACGCCGATATGGAGCCGGCGGGCATCGAGGGGAAGCCGGTGTTCGTCGGGTCGGGAACGATGGATCAGGTGATCCCGACCGAACGCGCCGAGGCCGCCGCCGACCGCCTCCGGGAGCTGGGGGCCGACGTCGAATCCAACCAGTACGGGTCCGCCCACGGGATCGGGCGGGACGAACTGGCCGATATCGTGGCGTGGGTCGAAAGCAGGATGAGATAG
- a CDS encoding YlbF family regulator yields the protein MSTDSDVETGIDPTTRSPEAVAGDLGAAIAATDEYERYVETKTAVEESPEAQERVREFERLRDGFVQARQIGEATEEDRETLLAAQRELHSLPEMAAYLAAQQELDARLERLNTAIGTDLDVDFGDRIGSCCQD from the coding sequence ATGAGCACGGATTCGGACGTCGAGACCGGCATCGACCCCACCACCCGGTCACCGGAAGCGGTCGCGGGCGACCTCGGGGCGGCGATCGCCGCGACCGACGAGTACGAGCGCTACGTCGAGACGAAGACCGCCGTCGAGGAGAGCCCCGAAGCTCAGGAGCGGGTCCGGGAGTTCGAGCGCCTCCGCGACGGGTTCGTCCAGGCCCGCCAGATCGGCGAGGCCACGGAGGAGGACCGCGAGACCCTCCTGGCCGCCCAGCGCGAACTCCATTCCCTCCCCGAGATGGCCGCCTACCTCGCGGCCCAGCAGGAACTCGACGCGCGGCTCGAACGTCTCAACACCGCCATCGGGACCGACCTCGACGTGGACTTCGGCGACCGCATCGGCAGCTGTTGTCAGGACTGA
- the pyrB gene encoding aspartate carbamoyltransferase: MSLADGDTDQVVSAKDLSRADIETVCDRAAEIERSPPDRARHAGTLLGLLFFEPSTRTRMSFESAIKRLGGDALGMGSVESSSAAKGESLADTVRVTEGYADALVLRHPSEGAATMAAEFVDVPLINAGDGAGQHPTQTLLDLYTMRENTDGLSDLTVGIMGDLKYGRTVHSLAYALTKFDARQHFISPESLRLPRSVRYDLHEAGANVKEHTDLDTVLPELDVLYVTRIQRERFPDENEYRQVAGEYRIDAAGLDAARDDLTLMHPLPRVDEIAPDVDETQHAHYFEQAHNGVPVRMALLDLLLDGGQS, encoded by the coding sequence GTGAGCCTCGCGGACGGCGACACCGACCAGGTCGTCAGCGCGAAGGACCTCTCGCGCGCGGACATCGAGACGGTGTGTGACCGCGCGGCCGAGATCGAGCGCTCGCCACCGGACCGCGCGCGCCACGCCGGGACCCTGCTCGGCCTCCTCTTCTTCGAGCCGAGCACGCGCACGCGGATGAGCTTCGAATCGGCGATCAAGCGCCTCGGCGGCGACGCGCTCGGGATGGGCTCGGTCGAATCCTCCAGCGCGGCCAAGGGCGAGAGCCTCGCCGACACGGTGCGCGTCACCGAGGGCTACGCCGACGCGCTGGTGCTCCGCCACCCGAGCGAGGGCGCGGCGACGATGGCCGCGGAGTTCGTCGACGTCCCGCTCATCAACGCGGGCGACGGCGCGGGCCAGCACCCGACCCAGACCCTCCTCGACCTCTACACGATGCGCGAGAACACGGATGGCCTCTCGGACCTCACGGTGGGGATCATGGGCGACCTGAAGTATGGTAGAACCGTGCACTCGCTGGCCTACGCGCTCACGAAGTTCGACGCCCGTCAGCACTTCATCAGCCCCGAGAGCCTTCGCCTTCCGCGTTCTGTGCGCTACGACCTCCACGAAGCGGGCGCGAACGTCAAGGAACACACCGACCTCGACACCGTGCTCCCGGAGCTCGACGTGCTCTACGTCACCCGGATCCAGCGCGAGCGCTTCCCCGACGAGAACGAGTACCGCCAGGTCGCGGGCGAGTACCGGATCGACGCCGCGGGCCTCGACGCCGCGCGCGACGACCTCACCCTGATGCACCCGCTCCCGCGGGTCGACGAGATCGCCCCGGACGTGGACGAGACCCAGCACGCCCACTACTTCGAACAGGCCCACAACGGGGTCCCAGTTAGGATGGCGCTGCTCGACCTCCTGCTCGATGGAGGACAGTCGTGA
- the pyrI gene encoding aspartate carbamoyltransferase regulatory subunit, which yields MNDPTDGDRGGDHGADQPAHELRISKIESGTVIDHIAGGHAPDVLAILGIDSSTDEVVSVGMNVPSDRLGRKDVVKIEGRELSQDEVDVISLIAPAASINIIRGFAVAEKNRVERPDFVEGVLSCPNRNCISTEGEPVASRFAVLDDGVRCVYCETIVREQLADHISV from the coding sequence GTGAACGATCCGACGGACGGTGATCGAGGCGGCGACCACGGGGCCGACCAGCCGGCCCACGAACTCCGGATCAGCAAGATCGAGAGCGGGACCGTGATCGACCACATCGCAGGCGGCCACGCGCCCGACGTGCTCGCGATCCTCGGTATCGACAGCTCGACCGACGAGGTCGTGAGCGTCGGGATGAACGTTCCCTCCGACCGGCTGGGTCGCAAGGACGTCGTGAAGATCGAGGGGCGCGAACTCAGTCAGGACGAGGTCGACGTGATCTCGCTGATCGCGCCCGCCGCGTCGATCAACATCATCCGCGGGTTCGCGGTCGCCGAGAAGAACCGGGTCGAACGGCCCGACTTCGTCGAGGGCGTGCTGTCGTGTCCGAACCGCAACTGCATCTCCACCGAGGGTGAACCCGTCGCCTCGCGGTTCGCGGTGCTCGACGACGGGGTGCGCTGTGTCTACTGCGAGACCATCGTCCGCGAACAGCTCGCCGACCACATCTCCGTCTGA